From the genome of Phoenix dactylifera cultivar Barhee BC4 chromosome 17, palm_55x_up_171113_PBpolish2nd_filt_p, whole genome shotgun sequence:
TATATTAGGTCACATTATTGGCACACCTATGAAGATGTGTAGCTACAGTTCCATCTTATGTAATCATGTGCAGGGTTAAACAGTTGCATAAAGACTGTGCTGGtctctaaatgaaaattttgacTATGCTTTCCATCTAGGTAAAATTCAATGTCAATGAAGATGGTAGAGATTGATCAATAGGCCTCTTCGCTTTAGGGGCAGCTGCAATAATTCTACATGAAATGATGGTTTTTTTATAAGAGTGGATACATGAAGAGATAAGCATACGCCATTTGTAAATTTCTTGCCTTATGTTTATTCTCCTTGTGGAACATGTAAATTGTATCCTGTTGACAATATTACCCTCTTCGTGGTGCCTGATAATGTCATATTTGAATCATCTCATTATTAGAAGCTTCCTTCTGTTTTGCATGGCTATTCAACCACACCTCGTGCTAGTTGCTGCAAACAATATTCACACATGCATTCAGATAGTGCTTCATATACAGGAGATTGCAGTCTGATAATGGCATTGAGGACAAAGTcttcctttgattttttttcctccaaatcctcacaatccaattattatttattacagattcttattatctttttttgttttttctgttGTTGTAAGCTTTCAAAAGATTTTATCAgtcatatttcaaaaaaaagaataaatgcaAGTTTGTTCTCTGATGACATGTCCTAACCTACTATTACTTCTAGAAGTTAATCTTGATGACTCAGATGGATTTTTCTTTCCTgacattttaatatatatatatacagatCATTTTTCGAGATTTCAAAACGTCCAACATTCTCTTGGACGAGCACTGGAATGCAAAATTGTCTGACTTTGGCTTGGCTAGACATGGACCAGCAGAAGGATTAAGTCATGTTTCAACAGCGGTATGTATGGTTAGGTGGATCTTATCAATTTGTTAGGTCTCCTGCAATATTTTTTGGTATTGCCATGTGTAAAAAGCATCTGTGGCATTGTTCTTGCTAATTCTAGGAAAGTGTATGTGCGATGCTTGGAAGGTTCAAGGAAGCTTTAGTTTCGATTTAAATCTCGGTTGTTAAGGCAACTAGAAGGTCAATAGTTCCCATCTACATTTATGGTTCTGCTGCCAATTGATTGTAGAAGCCTGCGAAACAATAATATGGTATTCTTTACAATTAATTGCTCATATAGGCCTGTAGATTGAGGACAAACAAGTAAGCGGGTTAATATGAAGTACATGCATATACCTTATTGGAATGTCAAGTAACTACATGTAGGAAATGCTGTTTTTAGATTATCAGCAATTATCACGTCAAGCACATTATGCAAATAGTTTTTAGTACTACAAACCAGAAAGAAGATGCAAGTGATGATTTAGGAAATGTCAAGAAACTGTTGAGAGAAGTTAAGCAACCAAGGTGGGGGGATGGTAGACTGAATGGACAGCTTACTAGGTGAAAAAAATTTGGTAAGTGATCAAGGAAATTCTGGAAATAAGCTGAGCATCATCTCAGAGACAAGTATTAGGTAAAACTCTATTTCATTTTAGAAATTTGTTTGGGTATTGACATCAACAAGGTTCTATCACAATATATATCCTAGCTGGGctaattttcttattatttgtTGTAATTTCCAGGTTCTAATTTTCAACTGCAAACTTCTCTGACAAGATATAATTGTGGATAGGGAAGGTATAGAATTTTTCTAAGTTGGTTAAAGATGGTTGGCATATACTATATAAGAGAAGAAATCCTGATCGAATTTTATATATACaggtttttattaaatattagtGAGTCTAATTGTAACTTGGGGTTAGCACGGCAGtcattgaaaaataagaaaaatattctTGAATCTCAGGTGTTGACTACAGTACTTGGAATGGCAAGAAACAAATCATTTCCATACCAACTAATACATATTTTTCGTGAAAAATGTTGTGGTTAAATCAGTATGATGCGTCACTGACAATGAATGTATGCGACAGAGTAAATTGTGTTGCTTCATCTGCTATTGTTGCCttacattcaaatctaattccaGTGGAAACTCATCTAAACAGGTTGTAGGAACTGCTGGCTATGCAGCTCCGGAATACATGCGAACTGGTCATCTCACTGCCAAGAGTGATATATGGAGCTATGGTGTTGTCCTCTATGAGCTCATTACAGGTCGTCGCCCACTTGATAGAAACCGCCCAAAAAGTGAGCAGAAACTTTTGGAATGGGTCAAGCCCTACATATCTGATGTCAAGAAGTTCCGACTTATCCTAGATCCAAGGCTAGAAGGACAGTATTCCTTAAAATCTGCAACCAAACTTGCCTCTGTGGCAAATAGATGCCTAGTAAGAAATCCCAAGTCTAGGCCCAAGATGAGCGAGGTGTTGGAGATGGTGCAAAGGACTTATGAAGCCATGGAGACTGGAGCTCCGCAACCTCCATTGAAAAGTTCCGCTccagaagaaaaaaattcaggaacaaggaaaaaaagaggATTAAACCTAAAGAGAAGGATTGGGGATTTGAAAATGGGAGAAGGAATGCGGTTGGTGTGGCAGGGATGGACCCCAAAACTTGTCAGGACACATTGATGGTAATGGCgataatgatgatgataaaGTATATATCTTGTATGATGCATTTGTGTGTGCTCGTATTTAGTAGTTGGTTCCTGTTATTGGGAATTGTCATGGTTATTCAATAGGTGCAAGTGAGGGAATTAGCAGTGGCAACTTTGGAGGTTGTAACATGCAAATGTCATGCTTAACCAAATACATTTTGTATTCTTCTTTTCCAATGATAATATTGAGAATGGTTGATCTAGTTGATGTGCTTTCATCCTTTACATTGAAATAATTGTTGCTTATGGTTTTGCATGTTCGCAAATTTTCTTGCAGTGATTGAACTGAATTTGTTCTCTTCTGGTTGATTATTGTTTGGGGTCTGATATTATTTTGCACGAGTATTTTATCATTGGGAGGTCAAgattttgctttcttctttCCAGTGGACAAACTGAGCAGATTGTTAGACTACAAACCCATCTGGCTCTCTTTTTCAGGCACACCTAGCACTTCCTACTGGTGATAGACCAGATACAGGTGGGGTGGTCTACTTGAAACAGCCAGAAGGGATTATGATAATAAGGTAAATATTTCGAGGAGTGCATGTAGATTTGTCCATTACCTCATAAAGTAAGATCAAAATCATGAAACATCTGAAGCTACTCCAAGTAGTTCTTatcaatatgtttttttttaaaaaaaaagaagggaaggtACTAGCTGCACCCCATTACTCCATTAAGAAAATGAAGATTACAAGAAGTGAGAGCCATCTAAAACTATCAATTTGTGAATTGATGATTCGCCTGCAGAATGGATGAATGTTGTGAAAACACTGAAGTCTATCTTGTAATGTCAGTGCAAGAGTGTCTAAATGATCTATAGGATTGGAGCGGTTAAGTAGATTTAAACCTGGCATTGCTTAGACCACACAGAAAAAGGGGGAAATCCTTTTATTCAGGTTAAATATTTGATTACACTGGATAGCATATGATAAGGATGCTGTCAGATTGGTTGGTACAGAAGGTGCACACATAATAAAAATTAGTACCGCAATCTGATGAAAAAGAAACTTAACGAGCAAAGTGTGTTGCCTTATCCCAATTCTTCATTTGAATGCAATAAAGTGGGAGCTGAAGTTGCTTATCCAGGTTaaatatttgattacattggaTACCAGAGTACTAGGAGCCTGAATTGAGACAACTGGCAGGTTAAATATTTGCTTTGGTAGGTAAGAGTTGCTTATCCATTGTTTCTTGTAAAAAGAACAAGATCATTATATCCATTTGTTACATGTACAGAGATTTGAGACCAAAATGAATTATGTCTTGTATTATATAAATCACCTAGTTCACTTCGAACGATACAATGGTGGCTATTGGATTTTACGTCCAGGTTGTTCCAGGTTATGTAAGGACCTCTACTAGAGCCATAAATCTAAGCTACAGTGGATATCTTTTTCGACTGTGTGGTAACAATTTGCCGTATGCATGCTGTATGGCTCCTGCTGAGAAACCTGACATCTTGTCCACAGATTTTTTTTATGATGATCGTGGCTAACGCTATGAAAGATAGAGGTGGCAAACAGGTTTCATAGTGAAAAAGTATGATTTCAGCTGGCAGGTACTTCAGATTTGGAGATTTGTGTTGCTCTCTTCACAAACATAATAATGTTTCTTAAGATGCCCACAATATCCTTCACTTCATGTCTTGTTCCTATTCTGGAGGGGATGAGGAGATGAGGTTTTTACTCTTAGCTTGATCATGAAAAGAAGAAAGCTACCCTTAGATTTGTGAGGGTGATGATATCCGAGCTGAGAAATTCTGCTTCAAAAGAATGTTGCTCTAGGCTCTAGAAATTTTGGCAGATGAATGGCTGTCATAAAATAGCGCAAGTCACACAATGAAATGAGGTAGTACCAATTGAGGATAAACTGAAAAAAAGATGACTTATATGGTTTGGACATGTGAAACATAGGACGAGCGATGTACTTAAACAGAGGAGTGATTCGATATatgtagaagaaaagaaaaatggaggTAGACTGAAGATCACATAGGATGAAGTAGCAAGGAAGGACTCGATGTCTCTATATTTTTTCTGAAGTATGGCTAATAGAGTGGAATGGAGGAAAAAGATTCATATAGCTGAATCGAACTAGTTTTGGATTAAGATTTAGTTGAGTTGATAATATAAAATGATGTATGACGAGAATGAAAATACAATGCCTTAAAAAGACTGCGAGTGTGATCTTAGGTCCTGAAAACAATTCAGCAAAAGGCGAGAGAATTTATTTATACACTGGCTGTTACCTTCTATTACTTTAGCAAAGTGATTCCAAAGACGAATCAGTTTGCGCCCAGCCATTTTGTTCGAGCTCTCTCGCCTAGTCAAGTCCAAGACATGCATCGAAATCAGATTTCTGATCTGATTTCATCTAGATATTGTATCAGTCAGATAAATTGAACTCAACAATGCAGCACTCCATAAGATGCAGATACCTGATCTGGAAAAGAAAATGAGGTGAAGGGAAGGGCAGGCACAACATTTCATGTGCTGTTGCATGACTTCTTGTGGGCAGAGCAGAAAGCAAAAGCTTTCTAACTTGGACCGctgcttttcctttcttccagCTTCGTTTGTATATTCTCAATATTCTCTTGGCGAAGAGAGGGGAAGGAGTGGCTGTGGTGCAATGTGAGGTACCAATACCATTTTAAGTTCAGGTCATGGACACCTGAAAGTTTGTACATAAGATTCCATATTTCAGAAAAGAAGCCGAAAGTGCTCTATAGGTGGAGTTTTTATCAGTCGAGGAGAAAAGCACTGTTCATCTCAATCTCCACATGCCTTTGGTTGGCCCCTCAAAGTGCCCAACTTTTCCATTACTTTCTCCATCTTCTCAGGTCACTTCCAGCTCCAGTAGCATGCAGTCATGCATTCAGGGATGATAACAAATCTCTCATAGTCTTCTGTAGATCAATGAACCAATCACGCTTGCCCAAACAGTAATGAAAACGCtgttcttctctttttgttttttttggagttGAGATTGTCattgtcttttcttttcttttttttttaataaatgagATTGTCGATGTGATTTGCTAGCCTTAGCAATTGGTAGATAGATGCTTAGGTCTACTGAATTGtcgtctcttcttctttttggaaCAGATATTTCATACACCACGGGTACGAATATATCCAATAGAATCATAAAACAAAAGGCTCCGAAGTGCTCCGAGCATCTTTCTCTCCACAGACCATAGAGTACCTCCTGAGTGGCTTGCTATATAAGCTGCCACCTAGTTGGCCGCCTCATTGGCCTCATGATATACATGCATAGCCTGAAATGTGACACCCTTTCTCGCCATCTCCCAAATATTGCGGAGTAGGATATGATCTCCTTCATAACTGCTCGGGCCCTTTCGGACCCAGCTGATCACCGTAGCCTAATCTTCCTCCAGAAAGACTGAACTCGCTTGAAGTACTCGCCATAACTGCTAGAGAAAGCCAAAGCTAAAAATGGTTGGCTAATATTGTACCGTACTTCATCATGTCTCTCCAAGAGATCACCAAAATCTAAGGTCGTTCCCATGAGATCTCTGTGAGTTTGGTTTTGCCAAAGTGAGCCCTAATAGGTTgactcaaaattcaaaaccttaCAAGCCCCGAACTCACAATAAAAAGCATCTATGCCCTTTGTGGCTGCAAATATTCTTACTAGCATTGATTTCTATAAATTGCTgcattcaatatatatatatatatatatatatatatatatgagttgttttcttttcttcttttgaattaagattgtTAATTGGAAGTTCAAAGTTCAATCATTATACGCAAGAAATCGTTATCGTTGCTCAAATTTTAGCTGTTCACCGTGGCGTTTGGAATACGTACAGGGACATAGAGTGCATTTTATTTAACCTTTAGCTTTCCGAAAGGTTACACCCGCCGCATCCGTCATTTGATGTCACATCCATATGTCATTCTcggcaatttatttatttatttattttgtgggGAGGGAGGCATTAAATCTTTGATAGAAATATTTGAATCTCagaaaaagataataaaatAGAAACAAATAGCCAATCAAAGCCTACCTATTCTTTAATCTAGAATGAAGGCACGATGGATTCAAGTCACCTATACTAGAGTACGATTTAGTGGACACGAGCAATACCTAATTTGGACTTGGACCAAATCCATTTCTAATTGAGGTGTTTTACTCGAGTCTCTGCAGCAATTAGATGGTCTCATTCAAATTGCCCACCATCTAACCAAAGTTTCATTACCACTGTTGCCCATGTTGCAACGACCATTGTCCATTGGAGAGATTTAAATTTAACAATATTCAAACAAATAGCAAAAATATTTGACAATAGCTACTATTTTAAAGCAATAACAAGATGATGATAATGAATTTGTATCCATTAATATTTGTAATGTAGAGAGAGATTTGGGAGATCACCATAGAAATTATATGTAATGCTACATGGGATGTTGTCATAAATCAAAAGGCCCTAGTCTCACATAAATAAGTTGCATCGTGGATGAATaactattttattatttttttattttttatggaaAAAGAGAGAGCCCTCTCTTCATAGCTATTCCTTTTTACGTGAGCTTTGAAGGAAGATTATCAGATATAACCTAATAATTTAGGCAATTATactagttggtacttatatctTAGTTGACAATCGAGATGATATAAACTATGGGTGAGAGCATGAATATGTAATTTATATATAACAcatttttgcatgttttattTGCATATAATTCCAGTATTTCTTGTAAGACTGTATCTAATCCACCAGAAACATATTAACCCAATCCGCATCAAGGTAGATGATGCCAATCGAGTCCAAATCGGTCACTATCCGTTCATGACATGCCGTGTTTGACCCGTCATAATTGTTTCAGAACTTCCAAATAAAGTCTTCGTGCTCGTGCAAATTTCATCACTTTTAAACAGCCCAAATAGTTTGGGTGAATGCATTTCGCTACTTATGCTTACAGAGAGACTAACAATGCAGCAAATTGAATGGTCTCCTATGTTGCTTATCATTTAGGTAAGTTTATTTGAATGGATCATGCTTATGTTCCGTCTTTTTCTGCAATCTATTTTATGCCCAATGGAAAGCGGCAGCAATGGATCAGAACCATTCAATCAGTATCAAGCGGTAGATTCGCGTCCGCCCCTTCGGCGTCATGAGGCCGGCCTCGGGCCCATCGTACCTTGGAGGCGGGTCCCACGACTGACAGCGGTCAGATAGGTTTTCAAGGGCGGAGATTCCCCCCGTGATATAAACAAGCAGATGCTCTCCCGGTGCCCGCCTTCGATGCATCCCCACCGTACACTCTTCCTGGCATCCGACGGTAGAAGATTCGCGTACGGCCGCCCCGATGCTCCCCGGCGGTACGCCCCGATCCGATACCGATACCGAAACGCTATTCAGACTGCGGCCGCGCCGCTCCCAATCGGGCACATTAAACCCGTAACGTCCGCGACTCTCGCTCTTCATTCCTTCGTGGCGTCTCGAAGTCGCTTTTTGATGTTTTCTTTGGTTTCTTTCTCGCTCGATCAGTCGTCTCCGTGACAAGAAACCGAGAGATTTCTTCATCTCGTCGGGTCGCTTCGATCGGAAGTAAGCCCTTGTTCCGATTTGTGGAAAAAATTGAAGGATTTTTGGGTGTTTTTAAGCGAGTGGAGTGTTCTTGGTTTCTTGGAAAGGATCATCGTCCGACGTCCGATCATGGAAGTTTGATGGATCGTCTTGATTTCGgtctttgatgttttgttcttgATGTCTCTGATGAAGGATTCAGCTTGGAGATTTTGGAATCTTGATAATGTCTCTGgtctctttgttttgttttttgatttttgtcGCTGTCTTGGATTCTTGGTGCAGTTCTTGTGATTGAATTGCAGTCTTGTTTCACTTCAAGACATGATCAGATTGCAGAATAGTGGCCATTCTTTTCTATTAATGCGATGATATAATCTTGGTTTGTGGAACGTACTGTTACCTGCTCGTTTCTGGTATCTTTTGCTTTTTGAATTAATTCTATCTACATAGGATTTGTTAGCTTTAAGATTTGTAAAGACATATCCTGTTGATGTTGATCTGAAATCGCTGGACGTTAGTTTTGAGGCTATCGAGTAGCTATTTAACGCCAAAAGCCGGCATCTTTATTATAATCTTTTCTCTATCGAAGTCCTTGTACAGATTCCATATTCCAGTAGTGATTATTGAAATCAGTGATTTggttgtctcacactttgacaAACAATCTACATGTTGTTTCTTGATGCATCAACGAcctctttttgtttaatttcatacttttttcagaaaaaagggAATTGATGCAAACCAAATCAGGGGTGTTGGTGTCAACAAGTGGGCATTCATGAGCATCTTGTGTTTGGTGCAAATTTAGTAAATGAAATGAGCTTAAGATGTGCCCAGCTGTCTCATACTTTGCTTGATTAAGctcaaaatataaataaataagtaaataatataaatttatattatttcaGTTATTATTACAAATGAAATTCTTATtgattatttaataaatattcagACATAAGTGAAAGCCCTGGACCTCAGTCTCTCCCTGGTTAATCCCTCGATAACCTATTCCTGACAGCTCAAATTTAGCTTGAAAATAATTGAACAGAACTTGCTAAACGAGCTTGAGCATTGTCTGCGTTGCTTGAATTTGGCTCTTCTCCCAGCCGTAGACCGATTCTGTAGAGAGAATTTTGCTTCTTTTGCATGGTCTTGTTTTGCTGGCATTATATTTCATAATGACTAGCATTTACTTTTGTCACATTTCCTACCTGGTAATATATCCAGCTGTGTTCTAAGAGCATTATAGAGTTCATGATCCATAATTTTTACTAGAATCACACAGACAGAAGCTATGAGCAATAGCCATTAGGCCTACAATATGCTGAAGTCTTGGGTTCCCTAAATCCATATTGATCTTCATTAATCCTGCTAATTGTGACATTTTTTGCTACTGATCATCAAGAATTTTTTAAGACTGCAAGGAAGCATTTCCACAAAACAGTTAAAAAGATAACCAACTATATTTTGGTAGTCAAATGTGGATAAATGACCTACTAATATGACTTTCATGAAATATTTGTCTCCTTTTTATATATCTATCTATGCTAGGAGGTTCTTGTGTTGTGCATATGAAAGTTCATCCAGCCATGTGGCATGAGGGGATTGGTGTGACTTGCGGGAACTGGTGTCATACAAGGGGTGGTTGAATGTTAAATTTCCAAGTCAGCATAAGTGAGCCCAAGGAAAATCGTGCAAGTGAAATGGGCAGCCAGATTATCTTCCAATTTGTTGCTGCATGTTTGTGAATTCTTAGAACTTTTCTCTATTTTGTCGTTTGTCAAGTCCCTGCTTATGTTGGAACATACAGAATCAGATTACTGGCATAGTCTGATTGATTGTTCAAGAAGTCATTAGTTGCCCCATCTTTTTATTCAGCACTTTAAAAAAGTTCAGGCCTCCAAGCAGGAGGCCCACATGACGGGCTAATAGCTCTATAGTAGAGTGTGCCTGAGATAATTTTGTCATTGTGCCTGGGTTGCGAGGGCTCTCAGCCACATGGATAGTTCATTGTGCTCATCAGCACCTAACCTGGAGCCCTGTTTTATCAAACTGCGCTCTCTAAACTAGATTTTCTCATGTCAACCCAAATCGGACGAGAACACTTGTACTTTCCTTCATGGTGAAACCTAGTTCTGAATCTTCCTATGTTTAGCGGACATCCTTTTATAATCCTTCAACTGCTGCAGAGTTTGCCCTTGCGATTTTAGAAGTCTCCATTTCAAGTTTGATTATTTGGGACATGGTTTATTTTGCCACATATTGCGATTGCAATATGGGGTGGATGGTAGATGGGGGGCTTAGGATTGGATCGGGCGCCTCTCACATATTGCACTCTTTTCCAAGTATAATCAGGAAATAAGACTGTTCGGAGTGAAGTGATGGGTCCACTATCCTTTAGGATATTCTAATTGCCATATTTGGCGATCTGAGCAGATTATGTTGAATTATGATTTTAATGGATGgtgttttatttttgttattgttTAAATTGTGAAGGGCATAACTGAACTTATTCTCTTTCAATATGTATGAAGTTATCTGTTTCTGAAGAAGAAACCTTTCTGCTCACCATCTCATCATGATGCTTGCTTTCGCCTACTGGATTACTCTTAACTGAAAGTCTATAACATCTAGctttaatcttcttcatctggccTTGACCTTTTACATGTTTGATGCCAGCTTTCAACCAAATTGTAGTTGTTGTGCATCATGTAGACACATTAGTAGTTAATATATCTAAATGATGAGCTACTTTCTCAAACTGTAATGCTTGTAAGCAAATTTTTGCTGTTATACAATCAACATGTTCTTCTTTTAAATTCCAATAATATATTGTAGAATTTGTTAAAAATATCAGCACATAAGAATGTGATATAATAGTAATCTTGGAGTTACTTTTTTTCACGAAGTATGAAATTTTGATTATTCTCTTGATTTAGTTTTATTTCATCTTTCAGTCATGTTTCTATCTATTTCCTTTTAGTTTCTGATATGATCATTTGAATTCTTCTTCATGTTGTTGgtgattttatatatatatattacctgTCTATCTGGTGAGGCTAATTTCATGTATGTTCAGGGAATGACTGTCAGGGATGATTTTATGCTACCTGTAAAACATATTCTCAAGCTACAGTAAGATAACTGTGCAAGTGGAAATATTCAGGATTCTTGTTTCTGGCACAGTATTATGCTAGGGAAGTATTTATAGCAGATGATTATGTACGAGCAAGATTCTGATGTTCTCCGCTGGGGTCTTGATATTCTCCATGGCGATCCATTTTCAAACACCGAGTATTGTGGAGGAGCTACTCAACATGATGCCAGCTTTTATCATAGCTGTTATGTCGGAGAAGGTAATATTGGCACAGACCGTACTACTatagagaatgatgagattATTGCCCATGctcttcaagaagaattttcacaGCTTGCTGTTGCAGAAGCAACTGGACCTTCACATGCAGATGAAGAACAGTTGCAAGCATCTGTTCTGACACAAGATTGGTTTGGTCCTTCAATGAGGAACTATAGTTCAGGCAAGCAGAtgataagaattttctttttcaattgtCCATTTTGTGTCTCATTTCCCATCTTTGTGCTCCTTTTTTGTTATTGCATTTATCATTTTTATGTAGGGAATGAAGATGGTCAGGAAGAGGCAGATGAGATGGAACCTTCCAGTTCATGTTCAAGTCCTGGGGAATACTCATATGAAGTGGAGGATTGGTCATTGGAGCTCACAGATGACTTCTCTGACATAGATGGTGAAGTAGGCAAGAGGTTGAATCAGATGGTTCCGATTCCTGTAAGTTTATGCATACTTTTGAAGCTCACATTATCAACTATATAACTAAATCACTGGTAGATTAAAGAAATATTTCGTTTGAAAAATGTTGTGGGAAATCAGAGAATGTCTTACAGTCTTGTAATATGAAAATTCTTATCAGTCA
Proteins encoded in this window:
- the LOC103698730 gene encoding serine/threonine-protein kinase PCRK1-like, with the protein product MKCFPFPNGLKKSELLSTFSASARSSSTTSTDRDMRRSASEFNSQNVSDMSADSLGRCQYPSFSQRPSDLRVFTLSDLRTATRNFSRSMMVGEGGFGCVYRGTIKSSEDPSMKLEIAVKQLNRKGLQGHKEWLTEVNVLGIVEHPNLVKLVGYCADDDERGIQRLLVYEYMPNRSVEDHLSPRSTTTLTWPMRLKVAIDAARGLKYLHEDMDFQIIFRDFKTSNILLDEHWNAKLSDFGLARHGPAEGLSHVSTAVVGTAGYAAPEYMRTGHLTAKSDIWSYGVVLYELITGRRPLDRNRPKSEQKLLEWVKPYISDVKKFRLILDPRLEGQYSLKSATKLASVANRCLVRNPKSRPKMSEVLEMVQRTYEAMETGAPQPPLKSSAPEEKNSGTRKKRGLNLKRRIGDLKMGEGMRLVWQGWTPKLVRTH